From Alkalicoccobacillus plakortidis:
TGCCTACTCTTCTCTTCATTGCCTTTTATATGGAATTTTTATTTATATTACGCTGTTGTTGGTTATTTGTAAATAATTAATTTTCAATTTCATCAACTTCTTCAAAATAAATACTCTCTTCATGATTCTCCCCGCCATCTCTCCAACTCACTTTCACCCCAAATTGACCTCCATTTAAATAGACCTCCTCTAAACCGTGGTTAACATATTGGGTGACATAAACACAATTTTCATTTGCAGATGTTCCACTTCTCACTTTTCCACTATCACCAATCGTTTCCATCCTAATTGACCCTTCATAATCCCCCTCACCAATATATGTAAGTTCCACGTTCGTCGTTTAAAAATCCGGTTCAGTTGTAGGTTTAAATTCAAGCAATATCTCTCCATTCCAACTATCTGATTCCCCATGAAAATGACGATCTTCTAGCTCATCATTACTCCCACAAGCAGCTAAAAAGAGAAGCATTAGACCCCCTAAAAGATATAGAATTTTTTCCATATATTTTCACCCCTTATTTTGCATATGCCTTATTTGAAAATATTTCAAACCATTACAAATAAGAAGTCCAACAGCACTTGAAGCTCCGTGTTTCCTAACGCTTTTTCGTGATAAACTAAAGAAAAACCATATAAGTGAGGTATCACATGGCCAAACACAGAATTTATACAACCAGCTTCGCAAGTGTCTATCCCCATTACGTTACAAAAGCCGAGAAAAAAGGCCGTACTAAAGAAGAAGTCGATGAAATCATCCGTTGGTTAACGGGCTATAGCCAGGAAGAGCTAGAGACAATAATCGAAAATAAAACGGACTTTGAGACCTTTTTTGCAGAAGCATCCAACATAAATCCATCTCGAAGCTTGATCAAAGGCAAGGTTTGTGGAGTACAGGTGGAAGCCATTGAAGAAACAACAATGCGCGAAATTCGCTATCTGGATAAGCTGATCGATGAATTAGCAAAAGGAAAAAAGATGGAGAAGATTTTGCGGAAAGCAGAGTAGAATGCAGAAACACCAATTCGTTTGAGATACGAATTGGTGTTTTACGCTAATCTTAAATGACATAGAATATCTTCAATTGAAAGGATATGGATATATGAAATTCAAACCGAAAAAAGATCTACTATATGGTCTAATTTTGTTACCACTGGGTATATTTTTCATTGGTTTTGGCGCTTCATTCCCTT
This genomic window contains:
- a CDS encoding DUF2200 domain-containing protein, with amino-acid sequence MAKHRIYTTSFASVYPHYVTKAEKKGRTKEEVDEIIRWLTGYSQEELETIIENKTDFETFFAEASNINPSRSLIKGKVCGVQVEAIEETTMREIRYLDKLIDELAKGKKMEKILRKAE